A genomic region of Chionomys nivalis chromosome 12, mChiNiv1.1, whole genome shotgun sequence contains the following coding sequences:
- the Mrpl52 gene encoding 39S ribosomal protein L52, mitochondrial isoform X2: MAALGSWLSSVRRLHCSAAARAGGQWRLQQGLAANPSGYGPLTELPDWSFADGRPAPPMKGQLRRKAQREKLARRVVLLTQEMDAGLQAWKLRQQKLEEERKQEHGLKPKGISLRSSLPHQ, from the exons ATGGCTGCGTTGGGGTCTTGGCTGTCCA GTGTCCGGAGGTTGCACTGCAGCGCAGCGGCTCGGGCCGGCGGCCAGTGGCGACTTCA ACAGGGACTGGCTGCCAACCCTTCTGGCTATGGGCCCCTCACGGAGCTTCCTGACTGGTCTTTCGCCG ATGGCCGTCCTGCTCCCCCAATGAAAGGCCAACTTCGAAGAAAAGCTCAAAGGGAGAAGCTTGCA AGACGAGTTGTACTGCTGACACAGGAAATGGatgctggattacaggcatggaagCTCAGGCAGCAGAagttggaggaagaaaggaagcaggaacATGGTCTTAAACCCAAGGGGATTTCACTGAGAAGTTCACTTCCACATCAATAA
- the Mrpl52 gene encoding 39S ribosomal protein L52, mitochondrial isoform X1 — MAALGSWLSIGVRRLHCSAAARAGGQWRLQQGLAANPSGYGPLTELPDWSFADGRPAPPMKGQLRRKAQREKLARRVVLLTQEMDAGLQAWKLRQQKLEEERKQEHGLKPKGISLRSSLPHQ; from the exons ATGGCTGCGTTGGGGTCTTGGCTGTCCA TAGGTGTCCGGAGGTTGCACTGCAGCGCAGCGGCTCGGGCCGGCGGCCAGTGGCGACTTCA ACAGGGACTGGCTGCCAACCCTTCTGGCTATGGGCCCCTCACGGAGCTTCCTGACTGGTCTTTCGCCG ATGGCCGTCCTGCTCCCCCAATGAAAGGCCAACTTCGAAGAAAAGCTCAAAGGGAGAAGCTTGCA AGACGAGTTGTACTGCTGACACAGGAAATGGatgctggattacaggcatggaagCTCAGGCAGCAGAagttggaggaagaaaggaagcaggaacATGGTCTTAAACCCAAGGGGATTTCACTGAGAAGTTCACTTCCACATCAATAA
- the Mrpl52 gene encoding 39S ribosomal protein L52, mitochondrial isoform X3 has product MAALGSWLSSVRRLHCSAAARAGGQWRLQQGLAANPSGYGPLTELPDWSFADGRPAPPMKGQLRRKAQRETFPAVSETSCTADTGNGCWITGMEAQAAEVGGRKEAGTWS; this is encoded by the exons ATGGCTGCGTTGGGGTCTTGGCTGTCCA GTGTCCGGAGGTTGCACTGCAGCGCAGCGGCTCGGGCCGGCGGCCAGTGGCGACTTCA ACAGGGACTGGCTGCCAACCCTTCTGGCTATGGGCCCCTCACGGAGCTTCCTGACTGGTCTTTCGCCG ATGGCCGTCCTGCTCCCCCAATGAAAGGCCAACTTCGAAGAAAAGCTCAAAGGGAGA cttttcctgcTGTTTCAGAGACGAGTTGTACTGCTGACACAGGAAATGGatgctggattacaggcatggaagCTCAGGCAGCAGAagttggaggaagaaaggaagcaggaacATGGTCTTAA
- the Mrpl52 gene encoding 39S ribosomal protein L52, mitochondrial isoform X4: MAALGSWLSIGVRRLHCSAAARAGGQWRLQQGLAANPSGYGPLTELPDWSFAETSCTADTGNGCWITGMEAQAAEVGGRKEAGTWS, from the exons ATGGCTGCGTTGGGGTCTTGGCTGTCCA TAGGTGTCCGGAGGTTGCACTGCAGCGCAGCGGCTCGGGCCGGCGGCCAGTGGCGACTTCA ACAGGGACTGGCTGCCAACCCTTCTGGCTATGGGCCCCTCACGGAGCTTCCTGACTGGTCTTTCGCCG AGACGAGTTGTACTGCTGACACAGGAAATGGatgctggattacaggcatggaagCTCAGGCAGCAGAagttggaggaagaaaggaagcaggaacATGGTCTTAA